In bacterium, the following proteins share a genomic window:
- a CDS encoding glycosyltransferase family 2 protein, whose protein sequence is MTETNREQLTVIIPCRDEAHNVEQAVDSVYRVIPELDLDVHILLVDDGSVDDTALIMERLCKENPDCRMRVNKHNLGLGRTVLNSYPDIPSDHWISVFPGDNELIFGSIRNLLALRKDHDLVLGYLQNQVIRTLRRRLASYSFSAVVRFIYAFPYRYLNGLKLYKARVFKDIEVVSSGHAFNAELLAKAILRNPNLRVTEAPFTARGRSLGASKAIQPTSILKAIRDVYMGYRSVCRYRDQVVAADLADAGGRDLDEISSSF, encoded by the coding sequence ATGACTGAGACAAACCGAGAGCAGCTGACGGTCATCATCCCGTGTAGGGATGAGGCGCACAACGTCGAGCAGGCGGTCGATTCCGTATACCGGGTCATCCCCGAGCTGGATCTGGACGTGCACATACTCCTGGTCGACGACGGCAGCGTCGACGACACCGCACTCATCATGGAACGGCTGTGCAAGGAAAACCCCGACTGCCGCATGCGTGTCAACAAGCACAACCTCGGCCTCGGGCGGACCGTGCTCAACTCCTATCCCGACATCCCTTCAGACCACTGGATTTCCGTATTCCCTGGCGATAACGAGCTGATCTTTGGCTCGATCCGAAATCTGCTCGCTCTTCGGAAAGACCACGATCTGGTGCTGGGGTACCTGCAGAATCAGGTGATCCGAACCTTGCGGCGCCGCCTCGCGTCGTATTCCTTCTCCGCCGTCGTTCGGTTCATCTACGCTTTTCCGTACAGGTACCTGAACGGGTTGAAGCTCTACAAGGCGCGAGTCTTCAAGGACATCGAGGTCGTTTCTTCCGGACACGCGTTCAACGCCGAGCTATTGGCCAAGGCGATCTTGCGCAACCCGAATCTCCGCGTGACGGAGGCTCCGTTCACCGCGCGAGGTCGATCGCTCGGCGCAAGCAAGGCCATCCAGCCCACGTCGATCCTCAAGGCAATTCGCGACGTCTACATGGGATATCGGAGCGTCTGCAGGTATCGCGATCAGGTCGTCGCGGCGGATCTCGCGGACGCGGGTGGAAGAGATCTCGACGAGATCAGTTCCAGCTTCTAG